The Raphanus sativus cultivar WK10039 unplaced genomic scaffold, ASM80110v3 Scaffold0221, whole genome shotgun sequence genome includes a window with the following:
- the LOC130501592 gene encoding LOW QUALITY PROTEIN: probable LRR receptor-like serine/threonine-protein kinase At4g30520 (The sequence of the model RefSeq protein was modified relative to this genomic sequence to represent the inferred CDS: deleted 1 base in 1 codon), with the protein MVVVVTKKTTMLNLNQLHLLYLFFLCFSTPTLSSEPRNPEVDALINIKNSLHDPHGALNNWDEFSVDPCSWAMITCSSDNLVTGLGAPSQSLSGTLSESIGNLTNLQQVSLQNNNISGKIPPELSLLPKLQTLDLSNNRFSGEIPVSVEQLTNLQYLRLNNNSLSGPFPASLSQIPHLTFLDLSYNNLSGPVPKFPARTFNVAGNPLICRSSPPEICSGSITPSPLSVSLSSSSGGRSNRFAIALGVSLGFVVLLILALGFLCWYRKKQRRLLILNLNDKQEEGLQGLGNLRSFTFRELHVSTDGFSSKSILGAGGFGNVYRGKLGDGTVVAVKRLKDVNGTTGDSQFRTELEMISLAVHRNLLRLIGYCKTSSERLLVYPYMPNGSVALKLKSKPALDWNMRKRIAIGAARGLLYLHEQCDPKIIHRDVKAANILLDECFEAVVGDFGLAKLLNHEDSHVTTAVRGTVGHIAPEYLSTGQSSEKTDVFGFGILLLELITGLRALEFGKTASQKGAMLEWARKLHEEMKVEELVDRELGTNYDKIEVGEMLQVALLCTQYLPAHRPKMSEVVLMLEGDGLAERWAASHNHSHFYHANISFKTNSSLSTTSASRLEGHCNDPTYQMFGSSTAFDDDDDQQPLDLLAMELSGPR; encoded by the exons ATGGTGGTAGTGGTAACTAAGAAGACAACGATGTTGAACTTGAATCAACTTCATCTCCTCTACttgttcttcctctgtttctcaaCTCCTACGCTCTCTTCCGAGCCAAGAAACCCTGAAG TGGATGcgttaataaatataaaaaactctCTGCATGATCCTCATGGAGCTTTGAACAACTGGGACGAGTTCTCTGTTGATCCTTGTAGCTGGGCTATGATCACTTGCTCCTCCGACAACCTCGTCACTGGCCT AGGAGCTCCAAGCCAATCTCTCTCGGGAACTCTATCTGAGTCCATCGGAAACCTCACTAATCTCCAACAAGT GTCATTGCAGAACAACAACATCTCCGGCAAGATCCCACCGGAGCTCAGTTTACTTCCAAAGTTACAAACTTTGGATCTCTCCAACAACAGATTCTCCGGCGAAATCCCCGTTTCAGTAGAGCAGCTAACCAACCTTCAATACCT GAGATTGAACAACAACTCATTGTCTGGGCCCTTCCCTGCTTCTTTGTCTCAAATCCCTCATCTCACCTTCTT gGACTTGTCTTACAACAACCTCAGTGGCCCTGTTCCTAAGTTCCCAGCCAGGACTTTCAA TGTTGCTGGGAATCCTTTGATATGTAGAAGCAGCCCACCTGAGATTTGTTCTGGATCAATCACTCCAAGTCCTCTTTCTGTTTCTCTAAGCTCCTCATCAG GAGGCAGGTCTAATAGATTTGCTATAGCGCTCGGTGTAAGCCTTGGCTTTGTTGTTTTACTAATCCTTGCCCTCGGGTTCCTCTGTTGGTACCGAAAGAAACAAAGAAGGCTACTGATCCTTAACCTAAACG aCAAGCAAGAGGAAGGGCTACAAGGACTGGGGAACCTAAGGAGCTTCACGTTCAGAGAACTCCATGTGTCTACAGATGGTTTCAGTTCCAAGAGCATCCTCGGCGCTGGAGGGTTTGGTAATGTCTACAGAGGAAAGCTAGGAGACGGGACTGTTGTTGCGGTGAAACGGTTGAAGGATGTTAATGGAACTACCGGGGATTCACAGTTTCGAACCGAGCTGGAGATGATCAGCTTAGCTGTTCACAGGAATCTGCTTAGGTTGATCGGTTATTGCAAAACATCTAGTGAAAGGCTTCTTGTTTACCCTTACATGCCTAATGGCAGCGTCGCCTTGAAGCTTAAAT CTAAACCAGCACTGGACTGGAACATGAGGAAGAGGATTGCTATTGGAGCAGCGAGGGGTTTGTTGTATCTACACGAGCAGTGTGATCCAAAGATCATTCACAGAGATGTCAAAGCTGCTAACATTCTCTTAGACGAGTGCTTTGAAGCCGTTGTTGGTGACTTTGGGCTTGCGAAGCTCCTTAACCACGAGGATTCTCATGTCACTACCGCGGTCCGTGGCACGGTTGGACACATTGCGCCTGAGTATCTCTCCACCGGTCAGTCTTCTGAGAAAACCGATGTGTTTGGGTTTGGTATACTTTTGCTTGAGCTCATAACCGGATTAAGAGCTCTCGAGTTTGGTAAAACCGCTAGCCAGAAAGGAGCTATGCTTGAATGG GCGAGGAAGTTGCATGAGGAGATGAAAGTAGAGGAGCTGGTGGACAGAGAGTTAGGGACAAACTACGATAAGATTGAGGTCGGAGAGATGTTACAAGTGGCGTTGCTATGCACGCAGTATCTTCCAGCTCACCGTCCTAAAATGTCTGAAGTGGTT TTGATGCTGGAAGGTGATGGCTTAGCAGAGAGATGGGCTGCTTCGCATAACCATTCACATTTCTACCATGCCAACATCTCTTTCAAGACAAACTCATCTCTGTCTACTACCTCAGCCTCAAGGCTTGAAGGACATTGCAATGATCCAACTTATCAAATGTTTGGCTCTTCGACTGCTttcgatgatgatgatgatcaacaGCCGTTAGATTTGTTAGCCATGGAATTATCCGGTCCAAGATAA
- the LOC108848848 gene encoding autophagy-related protein 18b isoform X1, protein MANQSSPSSIYCASFNQDNSGFAISSRDSFKIFDSTTGRLCYERAAGAFVIVEMLYSSDLLALVGAGEQASLSPRRLCLFNTTRGSPLKELNFLTSILAVRMNKKRLVVVLVEKTFVYDLNTLVMLDTIDTVPNPKGLCAFSPSLEGCFLAVPASTTKGAVLVYNVIDLQSHSEIDAHRSPLAAIALSSNGMYIATASEQGTLIRVHLVSESTKSYSFRRGTYPSTIYSLSFGPSTQLPDILIATSSSGSIHAFSLMLAINQRSKRSTSFLGSVLPDSVSDALDPAHHHVLQNAVPSGIRSYAVVRKIEKLEGTSSPSQFTSIRATVSVITYSGYFQEYTLSINSKNESLWTLEREFNLYPVISS, encoded by the exons ATGGCGAATCAGTCGTCTCCATCTTCTATCTACTGTGCATCTTTCAATCAAGATAACAG TGGGTTTGCGATAAGTTCGAGAGATTCCTTCAAAATATTCGATTCAACTACAGGCAGACTCTGTTATGAACGAG CTGCTGGAGCTTTTGTTATTGTTGAGATGTTGTATAGCTCTGATCTACTTGCACTTGTTGGAGCTGGTGAGCAG GCTTCTCTATCTCCAAGGCGACTCTGCTTATTCAATACCACAAGGGGTTCTCCTCTTAAAGAACTGAATTTTTTGACTTCTATACTTGCTGTCCGTATGAACAAGAAACG GCTTGTTGTTGTGCTGGTGGAGAAAACATTCGTTTACGACTTGAATACGCTTGTTATGCTTGATACTATCGACACCGTGCCAAATCCAAAAG GTCTCTGTGCGTTCTCTCCAAGTCTTGAAGGCTGCTTCTTAGCTGTTCCGGCTAGTACAACCAAAGGAGCTGTTTTGGTGTATAACGTCATTGATTTGCAGTCTCACAGTGAG ATTGATGCACATCGTTCTCCATTGGCTGCAATCGCACTCTCTTCAAATGGAATGTATATTGCTACAGCATCTGAGCAAGGAACTCTGATCCGAGTCCATCTTGTTTCTGAATCAACTAAG TCATATAGTTTCAGGAGAGGAACATACCCATCAACAATATACTCACTCTCTTTTGGACCATCCACACAGCTACCGGATATATTGATTGCGACGAGTTCTTCAGGCTCCATCCATGCCTTCTCTTTAATGTTGGCCATAAACCAAAG AAGCAAAAGGTCTACTAGCTTTCTTGGATCAGTTCTTCCAGACAGCGTGAGTGATGCACTAGACCCAGCGCATCACCACGTGCTTCAAAATGCAGTTCCTTCCGGAATTAGAAG TTATGCAGTGGTTAGGAAGATAGAGAAACTTGAAGGAACATCATCTCCATCTCAGTTTACATCTATTAG GGCGACTGTATCAGTGATTACATATAGTGGGTATTTCCAGGAGTATACGTTGAGTATCAATAGCAAGAATGAATCGTTATGGACACTGGAACGTGAGTTCAACCTCTACCCCGTAATCAGCAGTTGA
- the LOC108848848 gene encoding autophagy-related protein 18b isoform X2: MNELLELLLLLRCCIALIYLHLLELASLSPRRLCLFNTTRGSPLKELNFLTSILAVRMNKKRLVVVLVEKTFVYDLNTLVMLDTIDTVPNPKGLCAFSPSLEGCFLAVPASTTKGAVLVYNVIDLQSHSEIDAHRSPLAAIALSSNGMYIATASEQGTLIRVHLVSESTKSYSFRRGTYPSTIYSLSFGPSTQLPDILIATSSSGSIHAFSLMLAINQRSKRSTSFLGSVLPDSVSDALDPAHHHVLQNAVPSGIRSYAVVRKIEKLEGTSSPSQFTSIRATVSVITYSGYFQEYTLSINSKNESLWTLEREFNLYPVISS, encoded by the exons ATGAACGAG CTGCTGGAGCTTTTGTTATTGTTGAGATGTTGTATAGCTCTGATCTACTTGCACTTGTTGGAGCTG GCTTCTCTATCTCCAAGGCGACTCTGCTTATTCAATACCACAAGGGGTTCTCCTCTTAAAGAACTGAATTTTTTGACTTCTATACTTGCTGTCCGTATGAACAAGAAACG GCTTGTTGTTGTGCTGGTGGAGAAAACATTCGTTTACGACTTGAATACGCTTGTTATGCTTGATACTATCGACACCGTGCCAAATCCAAAAG GTCTCTGTGCGTTCTCTCCAAGTCTTGAAGGCTGCTTCTTAGCTGTTCCGGCTAGTACAACCAAAGGAGCTGTTTTGGTGTATAACGTCATTGATTTGCAGTCTCACAGTGAG ATTGATGCACATCGTTCTCCATTGGCTGCAATCGCACTCTCTTCAAATGGAATGTATATTGCTACAGCATCTGAGCAAGGAACTCTGATCCGAGTCCATCTTGTTTCTGAATCAACTAAG TCATATAGTTTCAGGAGAGGAACATACCCATCAACAATATACTCACTCTCTTTTGGACCATCCACACAGCTACCGGATATATTGATTGCGACGAGTTCTTCAGGCTCCATCCATGCCTTCTCTTTAATGTTGGCCATAAACCAAAG AAGCAAAAGGTCTACTAGCTTTCTTGGATCAGTTCTTCCAGACAGCGTGAGTGATGCACTAGACCCAGCGCATCACCACGTGCTTCAAAATGCAGTTCCTTCCGGAATTAGAAG TTATGCAGTGGTTAGGAAGATAGAGAAACTTGAAGGAACATCATCTCCATCTCAGTTTACATCTATTAG GGCGACTGTATCAGTGATTACATATAGTGGGTATTTCCAGGAGTATACGTTGAGTATCAATAGCAAGAATGAATCGTTATGGACACTGGAACGTGAGTTCAACCTCTACCCCGTAATCAGCAGTTGA
- the LOC130501594 gene encoding uncharacterized protein LOC130501594, translated as MANQGAKKRKDENARHMAKLRRIIIACNVVYVIVRMLIFHSSFTWKHWIGLVVTSIGYGVPYKFLDGMAKPSVSDDGELIDGGFDMSTGGICGYLHDVLYITCFVQLASIISGKFWYTYLVIPAFGAYKASGFIKGFMSQGSEGGVEDEKTRKKREKMERKASRGQAVRTRSR; from the exons ATGGCGAATCAAGGAGCAAAGAAGCGGAAGGATGAGAACGCTCGGCACATGGCCAAGCTCCGTCGTATCATCATCGCTTGCAAC GTTGTGTACGTGATAGTGAGGATGCTAATTTTTCATTCGAGCTTTACATGGAAGCATTGGATTGGTCTTGTGGTGACGTCGATAGGTTACGGTGTTCCTTATAAGTTTCTCGATGGGATGGCGAAGCCTAGTGTTAGCGACGATGGTGAGCTTATTGATGGTGGGTTTGACATGAGCACTGGTGGTATTTGTGG ATACTTGCACGATGTGCTCTACATCACTTGCTTTGTGCAGCTTGCATCTATCATCTCTGGAAAGTTTTGGTACACCTATCTAGTG attcctGCATTTGGAGCGTACAAAGCTTCTGGGTTTATTAAAGGATTCATGTCACAAGGTTCAGAG GGAGGTGTAGAGGATGAGAAAACTCGCAAAAAGagggagaagatggagagaaaAGCTTCTAGAGGGCAAGCCGTCAGGACAAGATCACGATGA